The Actinomycetes bacterium genome has a segment encoding these proteins:
- a CDS encoding Gfo/Idh/MocA family oxidoreductase — MTTGEPLRVGVLGAARISTEAIVRPAHELGARLVAVAARHRSRAEQFAAEHGVERVLDDYQALLDDPEVEVVYNPLANSLHGPWNLRAVEAGKHVLTEKPSAGNAAEAGLVRDAAAAAGVQVVEAFHHVYHPLMARMLELAGGGEIGDLQYVEARMLMPPPRAEDLRWDAALAGGGLMDVGCYAVRAVRDLAPLCGGEPRVVAARGGEHPAHPGVDAWLSAELELPSGVQARVESSMTHQDVDFSLRLVGNLGEAYAPQFVKPHLDDRVVVTLPTDRRVEHLGTRPTYTYQLEAMAALVRDGAAMRTSAVDSVVTMELIDDLYRAAGMQPRSGAA, encoded by the coding sequence ATGACGACCGGAGAGCCGTTGCGGGTCGGTGTGCTGGGTGCCGCGCGCATCAGCACCGAGGCGATCGTGCGGCCGGCCCACGAGCTCGGCGCCCGGCTGGTCGCGGTGGCCGCCCGTCACCGCTCCCGCGCCGAGCAGTTCGCCGCCGAGCACGGGGTGGAGCGCGTGCTCGACGACTACCAGGCGCTGCTCGACGACCCCGAGGTCGAGGTCGTCTACAACCCGCTGGCCAACAGCCTGCACGGCCCCTGGAACCTGCGCGCGGTCGAGGCGGGCAAGCACGTCCTGACCGAGAAGCCGTCCGCCGGCAACGCCGCCGAGGCCGGGCTGGTGCGCGACGCGGCCGCGGCCGCGGGTGTGCAGGTGGTCGAGGCGTTCCACCACGTCTACCACCCGCTGATGGCCCGGATGCTCGAGCTGGCCGGCGGCGGGGAGATCGGCGACCTGCAGTACGTCGAGGCGCGGATGCTGATGCCGCCACCACGGGCCGAGGACCTGCGCTGGGACGCGGCGCTGGCCGGGGGCGGGCTGATGGACGTGGGCTGCTACGCGGTGCGCGCCGTGCGCGACCTGGCCCCGCTGTGCGGCGGCGAGCCGCGGGTGGTGGCGGCGCGGGGCGGCGAGCACCCGGCGCACCCGGGTGTCGACGCCTGGCTCTCCGCCGAGCTGGAGCTGCCCTCAGGTGTCCAGGCGCGCGTGGAGTCGAGCATGACCCACCAGGACGTGGACTTCTCGCTGCGCCTCGTCGGCAACCTCGGCGAGGCCTACGCCCCCCAGTTCGTCAAGCCGCACCTCGACGACCGGGTGGTGGTCACCCTGCCGACCGACCGCCGGGTCGAGCACCTCGGCACCCGGCCGACCTACACGTACCAGCTCGAGGCCATGGCCGCGCTGGTCCGGGACGGCGCG